A single window of Hemibagrus wyckioides isolate EC202008001 linkage group LG28, SWU_Hwy_1.0, whole genome shotgun sequence DNA harbors:
- the phldb1a gene encoding pleckstrin homology-like domain family B member 1 isoform X10 produces MDGLAVTKPVRLSQGCMLCFGQSAFFRFNHPEEALRMKSMMPEGNAGLSSTYRGHSEPHGLLNGNHQPVPHERFRPSHGPLAHSIEKDLQDIMDSLTLNDSQACSTEAGKHSEHPIPHSPLSPMFNGSSRYLLSSPASPGSMSMGSSYENTTPPFSPVSSPSIASSPGPCVDLANSSSHSTFHHHTVQPPVPQPRQSAARIGTSNGGRKVQESPRLPRKSLTDASPSPSAGHQGQNQDVQVRGGPEGSRSVLGFSGDTGRDNRIMNFSSSASSSPRSSAGSTFQESPTVDIGVQCIQPNTRSLVPPECPQPTRRAIEPNSTPVRERPPPSPSTPRRVLHGVPVLPGALPGVSPTTRSPTGKGVPDSPRQHRRVTVGEDAGGIRGLRARSPSPVSTVLKDQTSSSGRQKGSVGVNQSPGLSTLVGVSPLTSPCSQRKNPKETWTVQPRARERKNSISEISDNEDELLEYHRWQRDERIKEQEMERLERQRLETILSLCAEYNKGDPVVDMETERAGQFPGTEGQQPGPDLVGVSVQRSHAHTHRLAECDDENQKEECSSTESQHQEHEDTAGMGQQELGYLMDERVRILARVEELKARVTELEQQLQDSRQEAEMERALLQGERRAELDQVEAELEIINQIQLKLSEVEKNIQREKEKGRANVSAERDVLARLRDGYSELKSQLHKCPESLREHLQEQLARKAEALESGSKRFEDLEFRQLERESSLEEEKETVTRQLLQEKAEYQHSVAKRKEKMAALEIQANQLGMQAAKDCERMAKDRTLALQMVHKEKERLATLEKRYQSLTGGKTFPNSSNTMQEDVLHISESDLSNEVLIQHPPLPAPCIQSSTSHSCPIRPQEEYLRLSDVFKMYGSGCVPTQATSFAPTTSCLSLAVTPDTPREDYVTVSQLNQLFGMHKVDPYTTAPVQSFQDIVADPVLSSHTSQSHPSQSLSAEAERNKPLVPRLDLERWYQDIMAVGDTSHACPPPLPAKSFSTRRNMQMYRCMQDGANGTSTQPNAGIAGRNTPTKSLPDLSASNLDTESKKLALEGKGLQTCDDSRFFTTELKARLETDPQCHWGVPQGSHSQLNGPFPAPAAPMVHHSILHHQAPPAGGQAYDTLSLESSDSLETSVSTGNNSTCSPESGSGLAGLRLEEMEKMLKEAQQEKARLVESREREAQARRQLLEEERKRREEVERRLQEETAHRQRLVEEEVKMREKQSSQARPMTRYLPIRKEEFDLRSHVESAGHCIDTCPYVIVSEKMCKGHLVKMGGKIKSWKKRWFVFDRLKRTFSYYVDKHETKLKGVIYFQAIEEVYYDHLRSATKSPNPSLTFCVKTHDRLYFMVAPSPEAMRIWMDVIVTGAEGYTQFMT; encoded by the exons ATGGATGGCCTGGCAGTCACAAAGCCTGTACGACTGTCTCAAG GGTGCATGCTGTGTTTTGGCCAGTCTGCCTTTTTCCGCTTCAACCACCCAGAGGAGGCTCTCAGGATGAAAAGCATGATGCCAGAAGGAAATGCTGGGCTCAGCAGCACCTACAGAGGACATTCAG AGCCCCATGGTCTTCTTAATGGAAACCACCAGCCTGTGCCTCACGAGAGGTTTCGCCCCAGCCATGGCCCTCTGGCCCACTCTATAGAGAAGGACCTTCAGGACATCATGGACTCTTTAACTCTGAATGACTCTCAGGCCTGTTCAACTGAGGCTGGAAAACACTCTGAGCACCCCATCCCACACTCGCCTCTTTCCCCCATGTTCAACGGAAGTAGCCGCTATCTCCTGTCCTCTCCAGCCAGCCCTGGATCCATGTCTATGGGATCCAGCTATGAAAACACCACTCCTCCTTTCTCTCCAGTTTCATCTCCTTCAATTGCCAGCAGTCCTGGCCCTTGTGTGGACCTTGCAAACTCTTCTTCACATTCAACTTTCCACCATCATACAGTCCAACCACCAGTTCCTCAGCCACGGCAATCAGCAGCTCGGATTGGCACTAGCAACGGTGGGCGAAAGGTACAGGAAAGTCCTAGGCTTCCCAGAAAATCCTTGACAGATGCTTCACCAAGTCCTTCAGCCGGTCACCAAGGCCAAAACCAGGATGTTCAGGTCAGAGGAGGTCCAGAAGGCTCACGTTCAGTTCTTGGTTTCTCTGGAGACACAGGCAGGGACAACAGGATCATGAATTTCAGCTCCTCTGCCTCCTCAAGTCCTAGATCCAGTGCAGGCTCGACTTTCCAGGAGAGTCCCACAGTTGATATTGGAGTTCAGTGCATCCAGCCAAATACACGCTCACTTGTTCCTCCAGAGTGCCCCCAGCCCACCCGCCGAGCGATAGAACCTAACAGCACTCCAGTCCGAGAACGTCCGCCTCCCAGTCCCTCTACTCCACGTCGTGTGCTACATGGAGTCCCAGTCCTACCTGGAGCCCTACCTGGGGTATCCCCAACAACTCGAAGCCCAACAGGAAAGGGTGTACCAGACAGCCCTCGACAGCATAGACGAGTCACAGTGGGCGAAGACGCCGGTGGAATAAGGGGGCTACGGGCCAGAAGCCCTTCTCCTGTGTCTACTGTCTTGAAGGACCAAACTAGTAGCAGTGGGAGGCAAAAAGGGAGTGTTGGAGTTAATCAGAGCCCAGGTTTGAGTACCCTGGTTGGAGTTTCTCCCCTCACCAGTCCTTGTAGTCAGAGGAAGAACCCCAAAGAAACATGGACTGTCCAACCCAGGGCACGGGAACGTAAGAACAGCATCTCAGAAATCAGTGACAATGAGGATGAATTGTTGGAGTACCATCGCTGGCAGCGGGATGAGAGGATAAAAGAACAAGAAATGGAGAGACTG gagagaCAGAGGCTAGAGACCATTCTGAGCCTGTGTGCCGAGTATAATAAAGGGGACCCTGTAGTAGacatggagacagagagggcaGGTCAGTTCCCTGGGACAGAGGGCCAGCAACCTGGCCCCGACCTGGTGGGTGTGTCAGTCCAGCgctcacatgctcacacacatcGACTGGCAGAGTGTGATGACGAGAATCAGAAAGAGGAATGTAGCAGCACTGAGAGCCAGCACCAGGAG CATGAGGACACTGCCGGAATGGGGCAGCAGGAGCTGGGTTATCTAATGGACGAACGGGTCAGGATTCTGGCTCGAGTAGAGGAGCTAAAAGCTCGGgtcactgagctggagcagcagcTACAGGATTCTAGACAAGAG GCTGAGATGGAGCGGGCATTGCTGCAGGGGGAGAGGAGAGCTGAGTTAGATCAAGTGGAGGCAGAGTTAGAGATTATCAATCAGATTCAGCTCAAACTGAGCGAAGTGGAGAAAAATAttcagagggagaaagaaaag GGGAGGGCTAATGTCTCGGCCGAGCGTGACGTCCTGGCCAGGTTGAGGGATGGGTACAGTGAGCTCAAGAGCCAACTTCACAAATGCCCCGAGTCTCTGAGGGAGCACTTACAGGAACAGCTTGCCAGG AAGGCCGAGGCTCTGGAGTCTGGCTCAAAGCGCTTCGAGGACCTGGAGTTCCGCCAGCTGGAACGTGAGAGCAgtctggaggaggagaaggagacagTCACCCGGCAGCTGCTCCAGGAGAAGGCGGAGTACCAACACAGCGTGGCCAAGAGGAAG GAGAAAATGGCTGCCCTTGAGATTCAGGCCAATCAGCTAGGCATGCAGGCAGCTAAGGACTGTGAGCGGATGGCTAAAGACCGAACCCTGGCCCTGCAAATGGTGCATAAG GAGAAGGAGAGACTGGCTACCCTGGAAAAGAGATACCAGAGTCTGACTGGAGGGAAGACTTTCCCCAATTCCTCTAACACCATGCAGGAG GACGTTCTGCATATCAGTGAATCTGACCTGTCCAATGAAGTCCTTATCCAGCATCCCCCACTACCTGCTCCCTGCATCCAAAGCTCCACCTCTCATTCTTGCCCCATCAGGCCTCAGGAG gagTACCTGAGACTTTCAGATGTATTTAAGATGTACGGTAGTGGTTGTGTCCCAACTCAAGCCACCTCTTTTGCCCCTACCACTTCCTGCCTTTCTCTTGCTGTAACACCAGATACCCCTCGCGAG GATTATGTGACAGTTAGTCAGTTGAACCAGCTCTTCGGGATGCACAAGGTTGATCCCTACACAACGGCTCCTGTCCAATCATTCCAAGATATAGTAGCTGACCCTGTCCTCTCTAGCCACACGTCACAGTCTCACCCTTCCCAGTCTCTTTCAGCTGAG GCTGAGAGGAACAAGCCTCTGGTGCCCAGGCTGGATTTAGAGCGCTGGTACCAAGACATCATGGCAGTTGGGGATACTAGCCATGCTTGTCCTCCCCCTCTTCCAGCTAAGTCTTTCTCCACACGCAGAAACATGCAG ATGTACAGGTGTATGCAGGATGGAGCAAATGGTACGTCCACACAACCCAACGCTGGAATTGCAGGCAGAAACACTCCAACCAAg AGCCTTCCAGATCTGTCAGCCTCTAATCTGGATACAGAGTCCAAGAAACTGGCTCTTGAGGGCAAAG GGCTCCAAACATGTGATGACTCCAGATTTTTCACCACTGAACTTAAAGCAAGGCTCGAAACAGACCCGCAATGCCATTGGGGGGTGCCGCAGGGCTCTCACTCCCAGTTAAATGGCCCATTCCCTGCTCCAGCAGCCCCAATGGTGCACCATTCCATCCTGCACCATCAAGCACCCCCTGCAGGTGGCCAAGCATATGACACACTCAGTTTGGAGAGTTCTGACAGCTTGGAGACCAGCGTATCCACTGGAAACAACTCCACCTGTTCACCTGAAAG tggtAGCGGCCTGGCTGGGCTGAGGCTGGAGGAAATGGAGAAGATGCTGAAGGAGGCTCAACAGGAAAAAGCCAGATTGGTGGAGAGTCGT gAGAGAGAGGCGCAGGCACGAAGGCAGCtgctggaggaggagaggaagaggcgAGAGGAGGTGGAGAGGAGGCTGCAGGAAGAGACCGCACATCGGCAGAGATTAGTAGAGGAGGAGGTCAAGATGAGAGAAAAGCAAAGCTCGCAG GCTCGTCCAATGACCCGCTACCTACCCATCCGAAAGGAGGAGTTCGACCTGCGCTCCCATGTCGAGTCCGCCGGTCACTGCATAGACACCTGTCCTTACGTCATCGTCTCTGAGAAAATGTGCAAAGGCCACCTGGTGAAGATGGGTGGCAAAATCAAATCATGGAAGAAGCGCTGGTTCGTCTTTGACCGTCTGAAGAGGACTTTCTCCTACTATGTCG ACAAGCATGAGACCAAGTTGAAAGGGGTCATCTACTTCCAGGCCATCGAGGAGGTTTATTACGACCACCTACGCAGTGCCACTAAG AGTCCGAATCCCTCCCTAACCTTCTGTGTGAAGACGCACGACCGGCTGTACTTCATGGTGGCCCCGTCCCCAGAGGCCATGCGAATATGGATGGATGTCATAGTAACAGGCGCTGAGGGCTACACACAGTTTATGACCTGA
- the phldb1a gene encoding pleckstrin homology-like domain family B member 1 isoform X11, which yields MLCFGQSAFFRFNHPEEALRMKSMMPEGNAGLSSTYRGHSEPHGLLNGNHQPVPHERFRPSHGPLAHSIEKDLQDIMDSLTLNDSQACSTEAGKHSEHPIPHSPLSPMFNGSSRYLLSSPASPGSMSMGSSYENTTPPFSPVSSPSIASSPGPCVDLANSSSHSTFHHHTVQPPVPQPRQSAARIGTSNGGRKVQESPRLPRKSLTDASPSPSAGHQGQNQDVQVRGGPEGSRSVLGFSGDTGRDNRIMNFSSSASSSPRSSAGSTFQESPTVDIGVQCIQPNTRSLVPPECPQPTRRAIEPNSTPVRERPPPSPSTPRRVLHGVPVLPGALPGVSPTTRSPTGKGVPDSPRQHRRVTVGEDAGGIRGLRARSPSPVSTVLKDQTSSSGRQKGSVGVNQSPGLSTLVGVSPLTSPCSQRKNPKETWTVQPRARERKNSISEISDNEDELLEYHRWQRDERIKEQEMERLERQRLETILSLCAEYNKGDPVVDMETERAGQFPGTEGQQPGPDLVGVSVQRSHAHTHRLAECDDENQKEECSSTESQHQEHEDTAGMGQQELGYLMDERVRILARVEELKARVTELEQQLQDSRQEAEMERALLQGERRAELDQVEAELEIINQIQLKLSEVEKNIQREKEKGRANVSAERDVLARLRDGYSELKSQLHKCPESLREHLQEQLARKAEALESGSKRFEDLEFRQLERESSLEEEKETVTRQLLQEKAEYQHSVAKRKEKMAALEIQANQLGMQAAKDCERMAKDRTLALQMVHKEKERLATLEKRYQSLTGGKTFPNSSNTMQEDVLHISESDLSNEVLIQHPPLPAPCIQSSTSHSCPIRPQEEYLRLSDVFKMYGSGCVPTQATSFAPTTSCLSLAVTPDTPREDYVTVSQLNQLFGMHKVDPYTTAPVQSFQDIVADPVLSSHTSQSHPSQSLSAEAERNKPLVPRLDLERWYQDIMAVGDTSHACPPPLPAKSFSTRRNMQMYRCMQDGANGTSTQPNAGIAGRNTPTKSLPDLSASNLDTESKKLALEGKGLQTCDDSRFFTTELKARLETDPQCHWGVPQGSHSQLNGPFPAPAAPMVHHSILHHQAPPAGGQAYDTLSLESSDSLETSVSTGNNSTCSPESGSGLAGLRLEEMEKMLKEAQQEKARLVESREREAQARRQLLEEERKRREEVERRLQEETAHRQRLVEEEVKMREKQSSQARPMTRYLPIRKEEFDLRSHVESAGHCIDTCPYVIVSEKMCKGHLVKMGGKIKSWKKRWFVFDRLKRTFSYYVDKHETKLKGVIYFQAIEEVYYDHLRSATKSPNPSLTFCVKTHDRLYFMVAPSPEAMRIWMDVIVTGAEGYTQFMT from the exons ATGCTGTGTTTTGGCCAGTCTGCCTTTTTCCGCTTCAACCACCCAGAGGAGGCTCTCAGGATGAAAAGCATGATGCCAGAAGGAAATGCTGGGCTCAGCAGCACCTACAGAGGACATTCAG AGCCCCATGGTCTTCTTAATGGAAACCACCAGCCTGTGCCTCACGAGAGGTTTCGCCCCAGCCATGGCCCTCTGGCCCACTCTATAGAGAAGGACCTTCAGGACATCATGGACTCTTTAACTCTGAATGACTCTCAGGCCTGTTCAACTGAGGCTGGAAAACACTCTGAGCACCCCATCCCACACTCGCCTCTTTCCCCCATGTTCAACGGAAGTAGCCGCTATCTCCTGTCCTCTCCAGCCAGCCCTGGATCCATGTCTATGGGATCCAGCTATGAAAACACCACTCCTCCTTTCTCTCCAGTTTCATCTCCTTCAATTGCCAGCAGTCCTGGCCCTTGTGTGGACCTTGCAAACTCTTCTTCACATTCAACTTTCCACCATCATACAGTCCAACCACCAGTTCCTCAGCCACGGCAATCAGCAGCTCGGATTGGCACTAGCAACGGTGGGCGAAAGGTACAGGAAAGTCCTAGGCTTCCCAGAAAATCCTTGACAGATGCTTCACCAAGTCCTTCAGCCGGTCACCAAGGCCAAAACCAGGATGTTCAGGTCAGAGGAGGTCCAGAAGGCTCACGTTCAGTTCTTGGTTTCTCTGGAGACACAGGCAGGGACAACAGGATCATGAATTTCAGCTCCTCTGCCTCCTCAAGTCCTAGATCCAGTGCAGGCTCGACTTTCCAGGAGAGTCCCACAGTTGATATTGGAGTTCAGTGCATCCAGCCAAATACACGCTCACTTGTTCCTCCAGAGTGCCCCCAGCCCACCCGCCGAGCGATAGAACCTAACAGCACTCCAGTCCGAGAACGTCCGCCTCCCAGTCCCTCTACTCCACGTCGTGTGCTACATGGAGTCCCAGTCCTACCTGGAGCCCTACCTGGGGTATCCCCAACAACTCGAAGCCCAACAGGAAAGGGTGTACCAGACAGCCCTCGACAGCATAGACGAGTCACAGTGGGCGAAGACGCCGGTGGAATAAGGGGGCTACGGGCCAGAAGCCCTTCTCCTGTGTCTACTGTCTTGAAGGACCAAACTAGTAGCAGTGGGAGGCAAAAAGGGAGTGTTGGAGTTAATCAGAGCCCAGGTTTGAGTACCCTGGTTGGAGTTTCTCCCCTCACCAGTCCTTGTAGTCAGAGGAAGAACCCCAAAGAAACATGGACTGTCCAACCCAGGGCACGGGAACGTAAGAACAGCATCTCAGAAATCAGTGACAATGAGGATGAATTGTTGGAGTACCATCGCTGGCAGCGGGATGAGAGGATAAAAGAACAAGAAATGGAGAGACTG gagagaCAGAGGCTAGAGACCATTCTGAGCCTGTGTGCCGAGTATAATAAAGGGGACCCTGTAGTAGacatggagacagagagggcaGGTCAGTTCCCTGGGACAGAGGGCCAGCAACCTGGCCCCGACCTGGTGGGTGTGTCAGTCCAGCgctcacatgctcacacacatcGACTGGCAGAGTGTGATGACGAGAATCAGAAAGAGGAATGTAGCAGCACTGAGAGCCAGCACCAGGAG CATGAGGACACTGCCGGAATGGGGCAGCAGGAGCTGGGTTATCTAATGGACGAACGGGTCAGGATTCTGGCTCGAGTAGAGGAGCTAAAAGCTCGGgtcactgagctggagcagcagcTACAGGATTCTAGACAAGAG GCTGAGATGGAGCGGGCATTGCTGCAGGGGGAGAGGAGAGCTGAGTTAGATCAAGTGGAGGCAGAGTTAGAGATTATCAATCAGATTCAGCTCAAACTGAGCGAAGTGGAGAAAAATAttcagagggagaaagaaaag GGGAGGGCTAATGTCTCGGCCGAGCGTGACGTCCTGGCCAGGTTGAGGGATGGGTACAGTGAGCTCAAGAGCCAACTTCACAAATGCCCCGAGTCTCTGAGGGAGCACTTACAGGAACAGCTTGCCAGG AAGGCCGAGGCTCTGGAGTCTGGCTCAAAGCGCTTCGAGGACCTGGAGTTCCGCCAGCTGGAACGTGAGAGCAgtctggaggaggagaaggagacagTCACCCGGCAGCTGCTCCAGGAGAAGGCGGAGTACCAACACAGCGTGGCCAAGAGGAAG GAGAAAATGGCTGCCCTTGAGATTCAGGCCAATCAGCTAGGCATGCAGGCAGCTAAGGACTGTGAGCGGATGGCTAAAGACCGAACCCTGGCCCTGCAAATGGTGCATAAG GAGAAGGAGAGACTGGCTACCCTGGAAAAGAGATACCAGAGTCTGACTGGAGGGAAGACTTTCCCCAATTCCTCTAACACCATGCAGGAG GACGTTCTGCATATCAGTGAATCTGACCTGTCCAATGAAGTCCTTATCCAGCATCCCCCACTACCTGCTCCCTGCATCCAAAGCTCCACCTCTCATTCTTGCCCCATCAGGCCTCAGGAG gagTACCTGAGACTTTCAGATGTATTTAAGATGTACGGTAGTGGTTGTGTCCCAACTCAAGCCACCTCTTTTGCCCCTACCACTTCCTGCCTTTCTCTTGCTGTAACACCAGATACCCCTCGCGAG GATTATGTGACAGTTAGTCAGTTGAACCAGCTCTTCGGGATGCACAAGGTTGATCCCTACACAACGGCTCCTGTCCAATCATTCCAAGATATAGTAGCTGACCCTGTCCTCTCTAGCCACACGTCACAGTCTCACCCTTCCCAGTCTCTTTCAGCTGAG GCTGAGAGGAACAAGCCTCTGGTGCCCAGGCTGGATTTAGAGCGCTGGTACCAAGACATCATGGCAGTTGGGGATACTAGCCATGCTTGTCCTCCCCCTCTTCCAGCTAAGTCTTTCTCCACACGCAGAAACATGCAG ATGTACAGGTGTATGCAGGATGGAGCAAATGGTACGTCCACACAACCCAACGCTGGAATTGCAGGCAGAAACACTCCAACCAAg AGCCTTCCAGATCTGTCAGCCTCTAATCTGGATACAGAGTCCAAGAAACTGGCTCTTGAGGGCAAAG GGCTCCAAACATGTGATGACTCCAGATTTTTCACCACTGAACTTAAAGCAAGGCTCGAAACAGACCCGCAATGCCATTGGGGGGTGCCGCAGGGCTCTCACTCCCAGTTAAATGGCCCATTCCCTGCTCCAGCAGCCCCAATGGTGCACCATTCCATCCTGCACCATCAAGCACCCCCTGCAGGTGGCCAAGCATATGACACACTCAGTTTGGAGAGTTCTGACAGCTTGGAGACCAGCGTATCCACTGGAAACAACTCCACCTGTTCACCTGAAAG tggtAGCGGCCTGGCTGGGCTGAGGCTGGAGGAAATGGAGAAGATGCTGAAGGAGGCTCAACAGGAAAAAGCCAGATTGGTGGAGAGTCGT gAGAGAGAGGCGCAGGCACGAAGGCAGCtgctggaggaggagaggaagaggcgAGAGGAGGTGGAGAGGAGGCTGCAGGAAGAGACCGCACATCGGCAGAGATTAGTAGAGGAGGAGGTCAAGATGAGAGAAAAGCAAAGCTCGCAG GCTCGTCCAATGACCCGCTACCTACCCATCCGAAAGGAGGAGTTCGACCTGCGCTCCCATGTCGAGTCCGCCGGTCACTGCATAGACACCTGTCCTTACGTCATCGTCTCTGAGAAAATGTGCAAAGGCCACCTGGTGAAGATGGGTGGCAAAATCAAATCATGGAAGAAGCGCTGGTTCGTCTTTGACCGTCTGAAGAGGACTTTCTCCTACTATGTCG ACAAGCATGAGACCAAGTTGAAAGGGGTCATCTACTTCCAGGCCATCGAGGAGGTTTATTACGACCACCTACGCAGTGCCACTAAG AGTCCGAATCCCTCCCTAACCTTCTGTGTGAAGACGCACGACCGGCTGTACTTCATGGTGGCCCCGTCCCCAGAGGCCATGCGAATATGGATGGATGTCATAGTAACAGGCGCTGAGGGCTACACACAGTTTATGACCTGA